The Amycolatopsis methanolica 239 nucleotide sequence GCCCGGCCAGCGGACCCTCGGTCGATTCCGAAATGGACGTCGTCACATACCAGGCTTCACAAGGGTTCTGGTCCGGATCCGGCTTCTGCCACGCCCGTTCGGGCACCGGCGGAGCGCTTCGCCGGTAGAGTTCCTCGACCCGTTCCGGGGCGGCGAACGTCGCCGCGACGGCAGGTCCGTACTCCTCGATCTCTTCTGCGGACAGGCCGAAACCGAAGTGGTCGCTGAGAGCGGCCAGTTTCGCGCGGTCCGGTGGAGACAACGCTGACATACCTGCACCTTCTTCTCGGGAGTGGTGGTTCGAGCGGCAGAACGGTCGAACGGGAGGACAGCGATTGCTGCGGGGAAAATTCTTTCCGAGGACTGGCGGCTTTTTCGCACCCCGCGAGATCCACAACGGACAGAACTCGGGCGACGGTGATGGTCCACCGCGCCGGGGTCAGGGGGACGTGCGTGCGGTGGATCTGACAGTCACCTGGTGCCTCCTGGCGGGCTCGGGGCCGCCCCGAACGTGCGGCCCGTCACAACGCTAAGACAGACACGTCAATGAGTCAATACATGCTGACGTATTAGGGAGCTGAGACCAGCTCCAGCGCGGCACCGTTGGCCGCGGTGAGATAGATCTGCTGGTCGACCCGGCCGTCGTCGCCGAGCCGGACGGTTCCGCGCGGCAGCTCGAACACCCCCGGGCGCATAGCCTCGGAGATGCGCTTCGGATCGCCCGCCCCGACCCGGCGGACCGCGTACCACCACAGCTGGATCGCTTCGAACACCGACACGCTCAACGACGACACCGGCGGCGCCCAGCGGCCGAACTTGGCCCGGTACCGGGCGAGCAGGCCCGCGTTGCCGTCGGTGGGGAGCTGCTCGATGTAGCCGGACACGCCGAACAGCCCGCGCGAGGCGGTTTCACCGATCCGCAGCAACGTCGACTCGTCCATCGCGGGGGCGAGGGTGAGGCACTGATCGCGCAGCCCCATCGCGTGGCACTGACGCTCGAACGCCGCGGAGTCGGCGCCGACGAAGGTGGACAGGATGATGTCCGCGCCCGAGCACCGGATCTCGTCGATGAGCGGGCTGTAGTCGCGGGTGCCGAACTCCGCCAGGCGTTCGCCGACCACCCGCGCGCCGGCGCGGGGCAGGAACCGCCGTGCCGCGGCGTGCGTGCTGCGCGGCCAGCAGTAGTCGTTGCCCGCCAGGAACCAGCGACGTCCGCCCGCCATGCGCATGAGCGGCTTCACGCCCGCCGCGAGCTGGTCCTCGTGCCGCTCACCGAGCTGCAGGCACAGGCGCCCCCGGCCACCGCCCTCGTTCATCAGCGTCTGCACGACGAGCACGTCGGCGCTGGCGAGAGCGCGCGCCACCGCGGCGAACGTCGCGGACGTCGTCGAAACCATGATCGTTTTGCAGCCCGCGTCGACCAGCCGCTGCGCTTCGGCGACCCCGGTGGCCGGATTCGTGGCGTCGTCCCCGACGAGCAGCTCCACGGGACGCCCGCGCACGCCGCCCTCGGCGTTGATCTCCTCGATCGCCAGCAGGGCCAGGTTGTCCACCGCCGCCGCGAAGAGGCTGCCCGGTCCGGATTTGGTCGTCAGCAGGCCCAGCCTCGGGTTCGGCGAGCGTCCCCGTGCGGTCGGATAGCCCCGGCGGCGCAGGAGCCACTCGAGCCCGGACTCGTCGAGTTCGGCGAACAGCCGGACCCTGGTGCCCGCCCGGTCCGCGGTGAACCGGAGCGTGATGCGGCCACGCCACGGCTGGTCGTGCGCGATCTCGATCTCGCGGTCCGGGCGGACCGTGGTGATCCGGCCGATGATGTCGACCCCGTCCCCACCGGAACCGGCGATCGGCGCGCGCATCGTGACCGCGCTGCCGACGGCGACGTGGTCACAGAGCGCATCGAAGACCCACCCGGCGCCTTGGCCCGCTCCGAACAGGCTGAACGCCACGGCGGGCGGGGCGTCGGTCCACTCCTCGGCTCGCAGGACAAGTCCGCCCATCGACGCCTTCCAGGTCAGGCCGAACGGGCCTCGTCGCTCGTTCGCGCGGTTTCCTCGCTGGCGGCCCGTCCGGCGTCGGCGAGCGCACCCTGGAACAGGTTGTGCAGCATCTCGATGACGTCGCTGGCGGGCCCGGTCGGATCGACCGAGTAGTAGCGGTAGCGGCCTTCCTTGCGCTCGGTGACCAGTCCGGACGCCCGCAGGACGCGGAGGTGACTGGACACCCCGGTGCGGCCGACGCTGTCGATCCGCTCGACCAGCTCGCCCACGCTGCACTCATGGCGTTCGGCCAGGACGGCGAGGATCTCGCGTCTCACCGGATCGGCAAGCGCGTCGAACGCCAGCTCCGGGCCCACGGACAGTCGCCTCCTTGACAGGTCAATCACCATTGACATATTGAGCATAACCCATGCCGCAAGGCTGCGGCCGGTCTTGCGGCTCCGTGACCGCCGTTCGAGGCGGCGGTCTGAACCGATCCGGCCACACCTGGGCGGGTGGGTGGCCACCGGGCGTGGTGGGGCCCACGCGGTGACTGGAGCCGTGACGCCTGGTCAGTCCCCGTCGCACGGGACGCGCAGATACAGCTCTACTTCCGGGCCCACCCCGCCGATCGCGCCCGGGCACTCGCGATGCAGACGGACGAGTACGCCGGCGCGTTCGTCCACCACGACGACATGCTCGGCCCCCTCGAGCACACTGGTCGCCTGGAATTCGCTGTGTGCGACCGGTTGTCGCGTCACGGCGCCACGAACCAGCTCTGTCTGAACGCGGTGGCGGACGAGGCCGGCGATCGACACCAGCGCGAGGTCGTGCTCGGCGGTGAACTCCGCAAGCTCGCTCGCCCGCGCCATCCGCGTGGGATCGCGCGGGCTGACGAGTTCGCACAGCACACCGGCAGGCCGCAACCCGCCCAGGCGGGCGAGGTCGACCGCCGCTTCGGGGAGCTGTGGCCGGTGGAGAACTCCACCGCCGTGCACACGCAGGCCCATCAGGTGCCCCGGCCGGCTCAAGTCGGCGGCGGCAGTGTCCGGGGAGGCGAGCAACCTGGCGGTATACGCCCGATCCGCCGCCGAGATACCCGTGTGCACACCGTTCTTCGCGTCGACGGTGACGGTGTAGGGACTTTCCCTGTCACCCCCGTTCATCGGCCGCAGCTGGAGCCGGTCGCAGTCGGCGCCAGGCAGAGCCACGGCGACCAGGCCGCAGGTGTGGCGCACCGTGAACGCCATCAGTGCCGGAGTCGCTTTCTCCGCCGCGAAGACGACGGCGCCCTCGGCCCGGTCGTCGTCCACGACGACGACCGGGCGTCCAGCCGCGATGTCCGTCAGCGCTCGCGCCACTTCCGGGGCCGTCATGCTTGCCCGGCCGGCGGCACCGGCTCGACCGCGACCAGCCTCCGGAACCGGCTGGCGTGGAAGACCAGCGGAGCCACGGCCGGATCGGCCAGGAACCGGTGGATACGCAGGATCACCATGGTGTGATCACCTGCGGGAACTTCACGCTCCACCGAGCAGTCGAGCCACGCCGTCGCGTGCTCCATGAACACCGCCCCCTCGGTGGAGGCGCTCCACTCGATGCCGACGAACCGATCCTCGGCTTTGCCGGAGAGCTGCAGGCACGCGTCGGCGTGATCTTCAGCGAGCACGCTGATCCCGAGCCGGGCGAGCTCACGCAGTTTCGGCCACGTGGTTGACGAGTTCTGCACGCACAGGGAGACCAGCGGCGGATCGAGCGAAGCCGAGGTGAACGCACTCGCCGCCATCCCGACCGCGAGCCCGTCACGCAGGCCGCAGATCGCGGTCACCCCGCTGGGAAAGCACCCGAAGGCCCGGCGCAGTGCCTTCCCGTCGGAGGTAGCGGACATCAACTCGATCATCGGCGACACCCCGGGTTCTGGGTAGTTGGCGGACACAGGTCACCGCCCGGGGAACCGGCCGGCGCGGACGAGCTGTCCTGGCAGGCGGCGGCCGAGAACCGTCTCCAGCCACTCGGCCACGCGCATCACGCAATCGATGTCCACCCCGACATCGATCCCCTCCTCCACGAGGAGGTTGAGCAGATCCTCGGTGGCGATGTTGCCGGTCGCGTTCGGCGCGAAGGGGCATCCGCCGATCCCGCCGACGGAAGCGTCGAGCACCGCCACGTCGTTCTCCAGCGCGGCGAACGCGTTGACGTACCCGGTATTGCGGGTGTTGTGCAGATGCACCCCGAGCGGGACACCGAGGTGGGCGCCGTCCCGCAGGAGCCTGCGGACCTGGTGCGGAACGCCGACACCGATGGTGTCGGCGAAAACGACCTCGTCCGCTCCGGCGGCCACC carries:
- a CDS encoding flavin reductase family protein; translation: MSATSDGKALRRAFGCFPSGVTAICGLRDGLAVGMAASAFTSASLDPPLVSLCVQNSSTTWPKLRELARLGISVLAEDHADACLQLSGKAEDRFVGIEWSASTEGAVFMEHATAWLDCSVEREVPAGDHTMVILRIHRFLADPAVAPLVFHASRFRRLVAVEPVPPAGQA
- a CDS encoding substrate-binding protein is translated as MGGLVLRAEEWTDAPPAVAFSLFGAGQGAGWVFDALCDHVAVGSAVTMRAPIAGSGGDGVDIIGRITTVRPDREIEIAHDQPWRGRITLRFTADRAGTRVRLFAELDESGLEWLLRRRGYPTARGRSPNPRLGLLTTKSGPGSLFAAAVDNLALLAIEEINAEGGVRGRPVELLVGDDATNPATGVAEAQRLVDAGCKTIMVSTTSATFAAVARALASADVLVVQTLMNEGGGRGRLCLQLGERHEDQLAAGVKPLMRMAGGRRWFLAGNDYCWPRSTHAAARRFLPRAGARVVGERLAEFGTRDYSPLIDEIRCSGADIILSTFVGADSAAFERQCHAMGLRDQCLTLAPAMDESTLLRIGETASRGLFGVSGYIEQLPTDGNAGLLARYRAKFGRWAPPVSSLSVSVFEAIQLWWYAVRRVGAGDPKRISEAMRPGVFELPRGTVRLGDDGRVDQQIYLTAANGAALELVSAP
- a CDS encoding 3,4-dihydroxy-2-butanone-4-phosphate synthase — protein: MARALTDIAAGRPVVVVDDDRAEGAVVFAAEKATPALMAFTVRHTCGLVAVALPGADCDRLQLRPMNGGDRESPYTVTVDAKNGVHTGISAADRAYTARLLASPDTAAADLSRPGHLMGLRVHGGGVLHRPQLPEAAVDLARLGGLRPAGVLCELVSPRDPTRMARASELAEFTAEHDLALVSIAGLVRHRVQTELVRGAVTRQPVAHSEFQATSVLEGAEHVVVVDERAGVLVRLHRECPGAIGGVGPEVELYLRVPCDGD
- a CDS encoding ArsR/SmtB family transcription factor — translated: MGPELAFDALADPVRREILAVLAERHECSVGELVERIDSVGRTGVSSHLRVLRASGLVTERKEGRYRYYSVDPTGPASDVIEMLHNLFQGALADAGRAASEETARTSDEARSA